The nucleotide window TGAGACTTCAAGCAGTGTAGGCGAAGTGCAGCGCCCACCAGATTAAGGTCGAAACCACTCCGGCCACAATAACTGCCGAAATCAGAACAACAATCGGGCTATCCGCCCCGTTGAACTTCATGATGCCGCGATTATAGTCAGCCATCGTTTCCTCCCACCGGCCTTGGCGTTGGGGTTGTCATGGGTATGGGTCAGGATTTGCCAAAACCATTCACAGAATAGCCAATTTTTCCAGGATCCGATCTTCTTCTGGAAGCTTACGACTCCTTCCCCTATTATCTCGCACCGGATCAATCGAAGGAAGGATCCCTGTCCTACACAGCACCAGGGACGCAACCCTTGCCGGAGTCAGCCTGTGAAGGAGTGTAGCCAATAACCCGTTGCACCTGCCTCTCAATCTGAAATCAACCTGAAACAGAAAAGGATCCCAGCCGGGATCCCTGGATTTTGTTAGGTGGAATTGGGTGGAATTCAACCCTCTAGAGTGGGAAAACCACCTGGGCGCGCAGTTCTCCCGGTGGATTGGCCTCGGTATGGATATTGATGTAGTAGGCACCAGCTAGAAAGCTGGTTACTTGCTCGGGGGTGAGGCTGGTTTCCAATTGGAAGCTCCCCGACTGATTTCCTGGATTGGGCAACATATTCAAGACAAAAACCACCGGCCCTGTGGCCTGCGTAAAGGATTGTCCTGCCTCAGGTTGGGCAATGTGAATGTGGCCGGGGCCAAAGTCAGCGATGGGGAGAAGGGGAGTGGTTAAGTTGGTGAAATTGCCCTGCACCCTTAGGGTACGGGTGGTTTGGTTGAGGGTGACAACTGCACTGCCACTGGCAGAACTGGGCACCGTTACCGGAGGCACCTCAACATCGGGAGAAAGGGTCAAGGCAGCGGTAGACACCACATCCCCAGGAGGCGGAGGCAAAAGAGTAGTACCCGAGCCACTACTGCTGCCACAACCACTGAGAAATAACAAAGCCGCTAGGCAAAAGCCACAAAAAAGCTTGAAAACCTTGTGGGTCTGAACATTAGAAACACTG belongs to Thermostichus vulcanus str. 'Rupite' and includes:
- a CDS encoding CHRD domain-containing protein encodes the protein MIWFVFNLTCPLFEEIVSMLFSVSNVQTHKVFKLFCGFCLAALLFLSGCGSSSGSGTTLLPPPPGDVVSTAALTLSPDVEVPPVTVPSSASGSAVVTLNQTTRTLRVQGNFTNLTTPLLPIADFGPGHIHIAQPEAGQSFTQATGPVVFVLNMLPNPGNQSGSFQLETSLTPEQVTSFLAGAYYINIHTEANPPGELRAQVVFPL